The following proteins come from a genomic window of Mucinivorans hirudinis:
- a CDS encoding LSU ribosomal protein L4p (L1e) gives MEIKVKNIKGVETGKTVILNDAIFGITPNDHAIYLDVKQYLAAQRQGTHKSKQRNEVAGSTRKLKRQKGTGGARCGSILSGTMVGGGRIFGPQPRNYDFKLNKKLKQLARRSALAYKAQSGAITVVDNLTLESPKTKEFIAAAKNLALTDKKLLIVLSESDANLILASRNIQKVKVTNVGTLNTYDVMNCSAILMGENAVEAVNQILA, from the coding sequence ATGGAAATCAAAGTAAAGAACATCAAAGGTGTTGAGACCGGTAAGACTGTGATTCTCAACGATGCGATTTTTGGTATTACTCCAAATGACCACGCTATCTATTTGGACGTAAAACAATACTTGGCGGCTCAACGTCAGGGTACTCACAAATCGAAACAGCGTAACGAAGTTGCAGGTTCTACCCGCAAACTTAAACGTCAAAAAGGTACGGGCGGTGCACGTTGCGGCTCTATCCTTTCGGGTACTATGGTCGGCGGTGGTCGTATCTTCGGTCCTCAGCCACGTAACTACGATTTCAAATTGAACAAGAAGTTGAAACAACTTGCGCGCCGCTCGGCTTTGGCTTACAAGGCTCAGTCAGGTGCTATCACAGTTGTTGATAACCTAACTTTGGAATCACCTAAGACTAAAGAATTTATCGCTGCTGCGAAAAATCTGGCTCTTACTGATAAAAAATTGCTTATCGTCCTTTCGGAAAGTGATGCAAACCTAATCCTAGCTTCTCGTAACATTCAGAAAGTTAAGGTTACCAATGTTGGTACACTCAACACTTACGATGTTATGAACTGCTCTGCAATCCTTATGGGTGAAAATGCGGTTGAAGCCGTTAATCAAATTTTAGCATAA
- a CDS encoding LSU ribosomal protein L3p (L3e): MAGLIGKKIGMTSVFSVEGKNIPCTVIEAGPCVVTQVKTVEKDGYQALQLAYDDKKEKNTSNPLLGHFAKAGTTPKRKLAEFPVFGEGIALGDTVDCSVIEEGEWVNVVGTSKGKGFQGVVKRHGFAGVGGQTHGQHNRQRHPGSLGASSWPSRVRKGMRMAGRTGGDQVKALNLKVLKVLPENNLILVKGSIPGAKGSYVLIEK; encoded by the coding sequence ATGGCAGGACTAATTGGAAAGAAAATCGGAATGACTTCCGTTTTCAGTGTTGAAGGGAAAAATATTCCCTGCACTGTTATCGAGGCTGGTCCCTGTGTAGTTACGCAAGTTAAGACCGTTGAAAAAGATGGTTATCAAGCACTTCAACTTGCCTATGACGACAAAAAAGAAAAGAACACCAGCAATCCGCTGCTCGGGCACTTTGCCAAAGCAGGCACGACTCCAAAGCGCAAACTTGCCGAATTCCCAGTTTTTGGTGAAGGTATTGCTCTTGGCGACACGGTTGATTGCTCAGTCATCGAAGAGGGTGAGTGGGTAAACGTGGTAGGAACAAGCAAGGGCAAGGGCTTTCAGGGCGTAGTTAAGCGTCACGGATTCGCAGGGGTAGGCGGTCAGACTCACGGTCAGCACAACCGTCAGCGTCACCCGGGTTCTCTCGGTGCATCATCTTGGCCCTCACGCGTACGTAAAGGTATGCGTATGGCGGGACGCACAGGCGGAGACCAAGTGAAAGCTCTCAACTTGAAGGTATTAAAAGTGCTTCCGGAAAACAACCTTATCTTAGTAAAGGGCTCGATTCCGGGTGCAAAAGGCTCTTACGTTTTAATCGAAAAGTAG
- a CDS encoding LSU ribosomal protein L22p (L17e): MGARKRERAERLKAEKRVTAIASLKECPTSPRKMRLVADLIRGVEINKALGILHFSKQDASNRLEKLLRSAIANWEAKNEGARLEETPLCVKTITVDGGRQLKRIMPAPQGRAHRIRKRSNHVTIIVDRMPEKVEKQVKVAAE, from the coding sequence ATGGGTGCAAGAAAAAGAGAAAGAGCCGAACGGCTCAAGGCAGAGAAGAGGGTCACAGCGATTGCCTCTTTGAAAGAATGCCCTACCTCTCCCAGAAAAATGCGTCTTGTGGCAGACCTTATCCGCGGTGTTGAGATTAACAAAGCGTTAGGTATTCTCCACTTCAGCAAGCAGGATGCTTCTAACCGTTTGGAGAAACTGCTCCGCTCGGCTATCGCAAACTGGGAGGCAAAGAACGAAGGTGCTCGCTTGGAAGAGACTCCTCTATGTGTAAAGACTATTACCGTTGACGGTGGTCGTCAGTTAAAGAGAATTATGCCCGCCCCACAGGGACGCGCTCACCGTATTCGTAAGCGTTCTAACCACGTTACAATCATCGTGGATAGAATGCCTGAAAAAGTTGAAAAACAAGTTAAAGTAGCAGCAGAATAA
- a CDS encoding SSU ribosomal protein S3p (S3e), with product MGQKCNPISNRLGIIRGWDSSWFGGKDFSDKLVEDAKIRRYLNARLAKASLSKIVIERTLKLVTVTISTARPGLIIGKGGSEVDKLKEELRKLTKKDVQINIFEVKRPELDAVIVSNNVARQIEGRISYRRAIKTAIASTMRMGAEGVKIMVSGRVGGAEMARSEHYKEGRIPLHTFRANIDYNIAEALTKVGILGVKVWICNGEVYGKQRDLTPLSASAAAAQAPTAQQSGDRRDRPRRDRDGKGGKGGGRDGSRDRKPRSN from the coding sequence ATGGGACAAAAATGTAATCCGATATCAAACCGCCTCGGAATAATTCGGGGTTGGGATTCAAGCTGGTTTGGTGGAAAAGATTTTTCCGACAAATTGGTCGAAGACGCAAAGATTCGCCGCTACCTTAACGCACGTTTGGCAAAGGCTTCTTTGTCTAAAATCGTTATTGAACGTACTTTGAAACTGGTAACCGTTACAATTTCTACGGCTCGTCCCGGTCTTATCATCGGTAAGGGCGGTTCAGAGGTTGATAAGCTCAAAGAGGAGTTGCGTAAATTGACCAAGAAAGATGTTCAAATCAACATCTTCGAGGTTAAACGCCCCGAATTGGACGCGGTTATTGTAAGTAATAATGTTGCTCGTCAAATCGAGGGTCGTATCTCTTATCGCCGTGCAATCAAGACAGCCATTGCCTCTACAATGCGTATGGGAGCAGAAGGTGTTAAGATTATGGTTTCGGGTCGTGTCGGAGGTGCCGAGATGGCACGTTCTGAACACTACAAAGAGGGACGTATTCCACTGCACACTTTCCGTGCCAATATCGACTATAATATTGCTGAGGCATTGACCAAGGTTGGTATTTTAGGCGTAAAGGTGTGGATTTGCAACGGCGAGGTTTATGGCAAGCAACGCGACTTGACTCCGCTATCGGCTTCGGCAGCAGCAGCACAAGCTCCAACAGCTCAACAGTCCGGCGACCGCAGAGACCGCCCACGTCGCGACCGCGATGGTAAGGGTGGTAAAGGTGGTGGCAGAGATGGTTCAAGAGACCGTAAACCAAGAAGTAATTAA
- a CDS encoding SSU ribosomal protein S19p (S15e) — translation MSRSLKKGPYIEPKLEGRVLAQNESGKKTVIKTWSRASMISPDFVGHTIAVHNGNKFIPVYVTENMVGHKLGEFSPTRNFRGHGGKKK, via the coding sequence ATGAGTCGTTCACTAAAAAAAGGACCATATATCGAGCCTAAGTTAGAGGGTAGAGTCCTCGCTCAGAACGAAAGCGGTAAAAAGACGGTAATCAAAACCTGGTCTCGTGCCAGTATGATTTCGCCCGATTTCGTGGGTCATACCATTGCGGTACACAACGGCAATAAATTTATTCCCGTTTATGTTACCGAAAATATGGTGGGACACAAGCTCGGAGAGTTTTCACCAACCCGTAACTTCCGCGGTCACGGAGGCAAGAAGAAATAG
- a CDS encoding LSU ribosomal protein L23p (L23Ae), producing the protein MNILIKPILTEKMNAQAEKFNRYGFIVDTRANKLQIRAAVEAQYGVVVEDVNTINVMGKFKSRFTKAGLLSGRANNFKKAIVTLKGGDSIDFYSNI; encoded by the coding sequence ATGAATATTCTAATCAAACCAATACTTACCGAGAAGATGAACGCTCAGGCTGAGAAGTTCAACCGCTACGGTTTTATCGTAGACACTCGGGCTAATAAGCTGCAAATTCGTGCAGCCGTAGAGGCACAATATGGCGTAGTAGTTGAGGATGTGAACACTATTAACGTTATGGGTAAATTCAAAAGCCGCTTTACAAAGGCTGGTCTTTTGTCTGGTCGTGCCAATAACTTCAAGAAAGCTATCGTTACACTTAAGGGTGGTGATAGCATTGATTTCTATTCTAATATCTAA
- a CDS encoding LSU ribosomal protein L2p (L8e), giving the protein MAVRKYKPITPGTRHKIAGTFDDVTTSTPEKSLVVGIKSSGGRNNTGKMTVRYRGGGHKKAYRLIDFLRDKDGIEATVKTIEYDPNRSARIALVVYADGEKRYIVAPTGLQVGQIVKSGEGVAPELGNTLYLSEIPLGTVIHCIELNPGRGAILARSAGTYAQLLAREGKYAIIKLPSGETRMILTTCRATVGAVSNPDHQLEQHGKAGRRRWLGRKPHNRGVSMNPVDHPMGGGEGRSSGGHPRSRKGLLAKGYKTRDPKKTTSKFIIAKRKK; this is encoded by the coding sequence ATGGCAGTAAGAAAATATAAACCGATAACTCCCGGTACAAGACATAAAATTGCAGGTACGTTCGATGATGTTACAACATCGACACCCGAAAAATCGCTCGTAGTTGGTATCAAAAGCTCGGGCGGTCGTAATAATACCGGTAAGATGACCGTACGCTATCGTGGCGGCGGACACAAAAAAGCATATCGTCTCATCGACTTCCTTCGTGATAAGGATGGCATTGAGGCTACTGTTAAAACTATCGAATATGACCCAAATCGCTCGGCACGTATCGCATTAGTGGTATATGCAGACGGCGAAAAACGTTATATCGTTGCACCCACAGGTCTTCAAGTGGGACAAATTGTAAAGAGCGGTGAAGGTGTAGCGCCCGAACTAGGTAACACACTCTACCTCTCAGAAATTCCACTTGGTACTGTTATTCACTGTATTGAGCTTAATCCAGGTCGCGGTGCAATTTTGGCACGTTCGGCAGGTACTTATGCTCAGCTTCTTGCTCGCGAGGGTAAGTATGCCATTATCAAACTTCCCTCGGGCGAGACTCGTATGATATTGACCACTTGCCGTGCTACGGTAGGTGCGGTATCTAACCCTGACCACCAGTTGGAACAACACGGTAAGGCAGGTCGTCGTCGTTGGCTTGGTCGCAAACCTCACAACCGCGGTGTCTCTATGAACCCCGTGGATCACCCAATGGGTGGTGGTGAAGGTCGCTCGTCGGGAGGACACCCACGCTCACGCAAGGGCTTGTTGGCTAAGGGTTACAAAACTCGCGATCCTAAGAAAACTACCTCTAAGTTTATTATCGCTAAGCGTAAAAAGTAA